The proteins below are encoded in one region of Hordeum vulgare subsp. vulgare chromosome 3H, MorexV3_pseudomolecules_assembly, whole genome shotgun sequence:
- the LOC123444375 gene encoding uncharacterized protein LOC123444375 yields MTTSPLVALFSKSPMDSGLDSIRQEFVPFIAPSLEELLPQLSLEERVRLQTHLREHERKVKRWSKCPTLPSGAPSERKRDNMIIAHVRHALHYYNARHPGDEFDVVKPLMESRATFRKQQWAHVNFWARSRKSNKIKRFFAEVHYNPKPIVEVCTIIEEPLDRYRKSCAFCPGNRDILHPVGSRKFVCGNDKDRMLQQFKPRPFSEFRGMPFTCCPSSASPTIQEEESKRKF; encoded by the exons ATGACGAC ATCACCTTTAGTGGCCCTGTTCTCCAAATCACCGATGGACTCTGGGCTGGATTCCATTAGACAGGAGTTTGTGCCGTTTATTGCGCCATCGTTGGAGGAGCTGCTGCCGCAGCTATCCCTTGAGGAGCGGGTACGACTGCAGACTCACCTACGCGAGCACGAGCGCAAAGTGAAGCGATGGAGTAAGTGCCCTACATTACCTTCAGGCGCCCCCTCAGAAAG AAAGCGCGACAACATGATCATAGCTCACGTCCGCCACGCTCTCCACTATTACAATGCCAGGCACCCG GGTGACGAATTTGATGTTGTGAAGCCTCTGATGGAATCCAGAGCTACTTTCAGGAAACAGCAGTGGGCCCACGTCAACTTCTGGGCTCGCAGCCGCAAAAGCAATAAAATCAAGCGCTTCTTTGCTGAGGTGCACTACAACCCAAAACCTATCGTTGAAGTGTGCACCATCATCG AAGAGCCTCTTGACCGGTACAGGAAGAGCTGCGCATTCTGTCCTGGCAACCGGGACATTTTGCACCCTGTTGGTTCCCGTAAGTTTGTTTGTGGAAATGACAAGGACAGGATGTTGCAACAATTCAAGCCTCGTCCATTCTCTGAATTTCGTGGAATGCCATTCACTTGCTGCCCGAGTTCGGCCTCCCCCACCATTCAAGAGGAAGAATCAAAGCGAAAATTCTGA
- the LOC123444374 gene encoding momilactone A synthase-like has product MIATCYVTAHMAQCSDPGRAPRTWLAVVLINVGRCSLVFLASQVTLDFALYTPPRSTEMIRAMQVVVSGESRRAAVAGFGFVGHCGYSMASSSQRLAGKVAVITGGASGIGKAMAAEFVRNGAKVVLADVQDDLGRAAAAELGPNAACYACCDVTDEAQVVAAVDLVVARHGKLDIMLNNVGIVGSLARPRLSDLDLADFDAIMAINARGVLAGMKHSARVMAPRRSGSIICMASVAGVLGSVTPHPYSVSKAAALGVVRAVAGEMARSGVRVNAISPNYIPTPLVMRILERWYLKASAEEHRRIVEGDINEMEGAVLEPDDIARVALYLASDEAKYVNGHNLVVDSRSSVGKAPNMPSAPAL; this is encoded by the exons ATGATTGCAACCTGCTACGTCACAGCCCACATGGCTCAATGCAGTGATCCAGGGCGAGCACCGCGTACGTGGCTGGCCGTCGTGTTGATAAATGTCGGAAGGTGCTCTCTCGTCTTCCTCGCCTCGCAAGTCACACTTGACTTCGCTCTTTACACACCGCCAAGATCCACAGAGATGATCCGAGCGATGCAGGTCGTCGTCAG TGGGGAGAGCCGCCGGGCAGCGGTGGCTGGCTTCGGCTTCGTCGGCCACTGCGGCTACTCCATGGCCTCGAGCTCCCAGAGGTTGGCTGGCAAGGTGGCCGTGATCACCGGCGGGGCCAGCGGCATCGGCAAGGCGATGGCGGCCGAGTTCGTCAGGAACGGCGCcaaggtcgtcctcgccgacgTTCAGGACGACCTGGGCCGCGCCGCGGCGGCCGAGCTTGGCCCGAACGCGGCATGCTATGCGTGCTGCGACGTGACCGACGAGGCGCAGGTCGTCGCGGCGGTGGACCTCGTCGTGGCCCGCCACGGCAAGCTGGACATCATGCTCAACAACGTCGGCATCGTGGGCTCCCTGGCGCGTCCCCGGCTGAGCGACCTCGACCTCGCGGACTTCGACGCCATCATGGCCATCAACGCCCGGGGCGTGCTAGCCGGGATGAAGCACTCGGCCCGCGTCATGGCGCCACGCCGCAGCGGCAGCATCATCTGCATGGCCAGCGTCGCCGGCGTGCTGGGCAGCGTGACGCCGCACCCGTACAGCGTGTCAAAGGCGGCGGCGTTGGGGGTCGTGCGCGCCGTGGCCGGGGAGATGGCGCGCTCCGGGGTGCGCGTCAACGCCATCTCGCCCAACTACATCCCGACGCCGCTGGTGATGCGTATCCTGGAGCGGTGGTACCTGAAGGCCAGCGCCGAGGAGCACCGCCGGATCGTGGAGGGGGACATCAACGAGATGGAGGGCGCCGTGCTAGAGCCGGACGATATCGCGAGGGTGGCGCTGTACCTGGCGTCCGACGAGGCCAAGTACGTCAACGGGCACAACCTCGTCGTCGACAGCAGGTCCTCCGTGGGGAAGGCGCCCAACATGCCGTCGGCGCCAGCGCTGTAA